One candidate division WWE3 bacterium DNA window includes the following coding sequences:
- a CDS encoding type II secretion system protein: protein MIKDFNISLKSSRFQAGFTLVELLVVIALIAILGVVAIAAINPAAKIQSATDARAVANVQALGKAFEACIADEMSDTTNPISAAVATNSCCGAAAAGACVSTGLSTNNYGYATGFPTGVTVTRGPAAGTAICISQAMGTGTAPNNNTKYVVGGGTITKLTAVCSAVSGT, encoded by the coding sequence CAAGTAGGTTTCAAGCAGGTTTTACTCTAGTTGAACTTTTAGTAGTTATCGCTCTTATCGCCATTCTTGGTGTAGTAGCTATTGCAGCCATTAATCCCGCAGCTAAGATTCAAAGTGCTACGGACGCCAGAGCTGTGGCTAACGTCCAGGCTCTTGGGAAGGCTTTTGAAGCTTGTATTGCGGATGAAATGAGCGACACAACCAACCCCATTTCTGCGGCAGTTGCTACTAACTCTTGCTGTGGAGCTGCGGCTGCTGGTGCTTGTGTAAGTACCGGTCTCTCCACTAATAATTATGGTTATGCGACTGGATTTCCTACTGGTGTAACAGTAACCCGAGGTCCGGCTGCTGGAACGGCTATCTGTATTTCTCAGGCGATGGGTACCGGTACTGCTCCTAACAACAACACGAAATACGTCGTTGGTGGTGGTACTATTACTAAGCTTACGGCTGTATGCTCGGCCGTGTCTGGCACCTAG
- a CDS encoding prepilin-type N-terminal cleavage/methylation domain-containing protein, with translation MAFCSLRFYTQLVIVMIINVTTLKLNHKFRNGFTLVELLVVIALIAILGVVAIAAINPSAKINSATDAKAMANVETLGKTMESCVADRLTAGQTKAQSITDCCGADGSTVPLQTCTSSGSLGSGIGVANYGYGYSSGFITLGLTINRSVAGGTGLCISQTQGTGTSPNNNTKYVLGGGTLVKNQPVCSLGS, from the coding sequence GTGGCTTTTTGCAGTCTGCGATTCTACACACAGTTAGTTATCGTAATGATTATAAATGTGACGACACTTAAATTAAATCATAAATTTCGCAATGGTTTCACTTTAGTTGAACTTTTAGTTGTTATTGCTCTAATTGCTATTTTAGGGGTGGTTGCAATTGCGGCAATTAATCCGTCTGCAAAAATAAATAGCGCCACAGATGCCAAGGCTATGGCGAATGTGGAAACTCTTGGAAAAACAATGGAGTCCTGCGTAGCAGATAGGCTAACTGCGGGACAAACAAAGGCCCAATCAATAACTGATTGTTGTGGTGCCGATGGTAGTACTGTTCCTCTTCAAACATGTACTAGTAGTGGCTCTTTAGGTAGCGGTATTGGGGTTGCTAACTACGGGTATGGGTATTCTAGCGGTTTCATAACTTTAGGTTTGACTATAAATCGATCAGTTGCCGGTGGGACCGGTCTTTGTATTTCTCAAACTCAGGGAACTGGGACTTCGCCAAATAATAATACAAAGTATGTATTGGGCGGCGGTACGCTTGTTAAAAATCAACCGGTTTGCTCTTTAGGATCTTAG
- a CDS encoding type II secretion system protein, which translates to MSTNWESGFTLVELLVVMVIIAILGVVVLVSIDPTNKINSAHDSQALQNINALALAFESCTTVEIGKDLSTSAAVDLCCGASDTGPCISGGTRGLGSLFYGFAGGFPEFSAVNRGPAGGTQVCMSQPRGSDSNFATYVLGGGNISETSVSGCHDGIVQP; encoded by the coding sequence ATGTCAACAAACTGGGAGAGTGGTTTTACTTTGGTCGAGTTGCTGGTGGTAATGGTAATTATTGCAATCTTAGGGGTGGTAGTGTTAGTTAGTATTGATCCCACCAATAAAATAAACAGCGCGCATGATTCGCAAGCTCTCCAAAACATTAATGCTTTGGCGTTGGCTTTTGAGTCTTGTACGACTGTTGAGATTGGTAAAGATTTATCTACTAGCGCCGCGGTTGATCTTTGCTGCGGTGCTAGCGACACGGGGCCGTGTATTAGTGGCGGAACGCGTGGGCTGGGATCGTTGTTCTACGGTTTTGCCGGCGGCTTTCCAGAGTTTTCTGCTGTAAATCGTGGCCCTGCTGGTGGGACCCAAGTCTGCATGTCTCAGCCGCGAGGCAGCGATAGTAATTTTGCGACTTATGTTCTGGGTGGTGGGAATATTAGCGAAACATCTGTAAGCGGTTGCCATGATGGCATAGTCCAACCTTAA
- a CDS encoding prepilin-type N-terminal cleavage/methylation domain-containing protein yields MTKIHSKGFTLVELLVVIGIIAILGVVAITAMDPAKTLSRARDGRRKTDIKTTQGALELYFSQNRAYPATAPSNPGLTFGDQLTDGTNVFMKVLPQDPSATWGYCYTQLTATSYVICAPVEDAGSVSVPTGVTSCIVTATNAPPPPTKAGDYCVTNPF; encoded by the coding sequence ATGACAAAAATACATTCCAAAGGCTTCACATTAGTAGAGTTGCTAGTAGTAATTGGAATTATCGCTATATTAGGCGTTGTGGCAATTACAGCTATGGATCCTGCTAAAACTCTATCGAGAGCTCGTGATGGTCGCAGGAAGACAGACATAAAAACTACTCAGGGTGCGCTTGAGTTGTATTTTAGTCAGAATCGAGCATATCCAGCAACAGCGCCTTCTAATCCCGGCCTGACTTTCGGTGATCAGTTAACAGATGGTACTAATGTTTTTATGAAAGTTTTACCTCAAGATCCATCTGCGACATGGGGCTATTGTTACACACAACTTACAGCAACGAGCTATGTGATTTGCGCTCCAGTTGAAGATGCAGGAAGTGTCTCTGTTCCTACTGGAGTGACTTCATGCATAGTTACTGCCACTAACGCTCCACCACCGCCGACAAAAGCTGGTGATTATTGCGTCACCAACCCCTTCTAG
- a CDS encoding GIY-YIG nuclease family protein has translation MRKQGYVYILASGRNGTIYVGVTSNLEKRMFVHKEGLLKKSFTRYYNVDKLVYFEQYENIRDAISREKQLKNWKRSWKIDLIEKENKEWKDLYENYF, from the coding sequence ATGCGTAAACAAGGTTACGTCTACATTTTAGCTAGTGGTCGTAATGGGACTATTTATGTAGGAGTCACTTCTAATTTAGAAAAGAGAATGTTTGTGCACAAGGAAGGCTTGCTTAAGAAAAGCTTTACTCGTTACTATAATGTAGACAAACTAGTCTACTTCGAGCAGTATGAAAATATTAGAGATGCAATTTCTAGAGAAAAACAATTAAAAAATTGGAAGAGGTCGTGGAAGATTGATCTAATTGAAAAAGAGAATAAAGAATGGAAGGATTTATATGAA